Proteins encoded within one genomic window of Eurosta solidaginis isolate ZX-2024a chromosome 1, ASM4086904v1, whole genome shotgun sequence:
- the LOC137242854 gene encoding putative nuclease HARBI1: MARAEKSIIDSKRKNIFNTIVNDLLETSSESEDEIYHLLAENSDSDDDTLLERIVKRCKTTNISKDYMKEVLPEYTAEEFIKEFPISKKLFDDLVRKYELSDAYAYLRPDKRLPAALNLSVFLWFAGHENCSFNDLSERFNLPKSSISRVIYRIIDFLQGMKDEVIKWPKPMEKQKSAHFFGSKFGFSKAMGCIDVSHIGIYIHLPPHSCGDYVNPKGNVTLCMQAVCDERNRFIDVFVKHPGSTHPNQILYNSPIYENISTLCEDYYLLGAACYPCSDWIITPFKCDDEVKSYDKYFNLQHMQAHDIIRCSFCMLKQRFKQLKYCKLRSLEKLGNFVEACCILHNLSLGDNLLDITNVTDDGYINNVESIEPDINDRTRMLICEEICKKISNSEVA; this comes from the exons ATGGCGCGTGCGGAAAAATCCATCATAGATTCCAAACGGAAGAACATTTTCAATACAATTGTGAACGATTTGCTAGAAACATCAAGTGAATCAGAGGATGAAATATATCATCTACTGGCGGAAAATTCGGATAGCGATGACGATACATTGCTGGAGCGTATTGTAAAAAGATGCAAAACAACAAATATAAGCAAGGATTATATGAAAGAGGTGCTACCTGAATATACTGCAGAAGAATTCATAAAGGAATTtcctatttcaaaaaaattatttgatgatTTAGTTAGAAAATATGAACTGAGTGACGCCTATGCATATTTACGTCCTGATAAACGTTTGCCGGCAGCATTGAATTTGTCAGTATTCCTATGGTTCGCGGGTCATGAAAATTGTAGCTTTAATGATTTATCGGAACGTTTTAATCTGCCAAAATCAAGCATTTCTCGTGTGATTTATCGAATTATTGATTTCTTGCAAGGCATGAAGGATGAAGTAATCAAATGGCCAAAACCAATGGAAAAGCAAAAGAGTGCACATTTTTTCGGAAGTAAATTTGGTTTCTCCAAAGCAATGG gtTGCATTGATGTATCTCATATTGGTATTTATATACATTTACCTCCACATAGCTGTGGTGATTATGTCAACCCAAAAGGAAACGTAACACTTTGCATGCAAGCGGTGTGTGATGAACGAAATCGATTTATAGACGTTTTCGTTAAGCATCCCGGATCCACACATCCCAATCAAATACTTTACAATTCTCCTATCTATGAAAATATTTCTACGTTGTGTGAAG ATTATTATTTGCTTGGAGCTGCATGTTATCCTTGCAGTGATTGGATTATAACTCCCTTCAAGTGCGATGATGAAGTAAAAAGTTatgacaaatatttcaatttacagCATATGCAAGCACACGATATAATCAGATGTTCTTTTTGCATGCTTAAGCAACGAttcaaacaattaaaatattgtaaattaaGATCTTTAGAGAAATTAGGAAATTTTGTTGAGGCTTGCTGCATACTACACAACTTGTCTTTAGGTGATAATCTCCTCGATATAACGAATGTCACAGATGATGGTTATATAAATAATGTCGAGAGTATTGAGCCAGATATAAATGATCGTACACGTATGTTAATATGTGAAGAAATATGCAAGAAAATATCAAAC